One genomic segment of Panicum virgatum strain AP13 chromosome 2N, P.virgatum_v5, whole genome shotgun sequence includes these proteins:
- the LOC120660592 gene encoding probable plastidic glucose transporter 1 isoform X1 → MPPPLAAAAALLTVPVFPAPRVRLGSSRRERPAAVRAAAALRALPRRLELWPQRLAAVESTPPPSSAPPVPDSSSGLDAGSGGGGSGGDGGGGGADLGWLKVFPHVLTASMANFLFGYHIGVMNGPVEDIARELGFQGNPFLQGLVVSIFIVGAFFGSLGSSALVDKFGCKRTLQIDTIPLIIGALLSAQADSLDEMLLGRFLVGIGIGVNTVLVPLYISEVAPTKYRGSLGTLCQIGTCLGIIGALSLGIPSESDPHWWRTMLYAACVPGFLIAVGMQFAVESPRWLAKVGRFDDARKVVESLWEPSEVDKSMEEIKAVVANDDSLSSWSELLVEPHNRVALIGGSLFFLQQFAGINGVLYFSSLTFRDVGITSGALASLYVGITNFGGALVASNLMDTQGRKKLLIGSYLGMALAMFLIVCGISFPLDEGVAHSLSIAGTLLYIFTFAIGAGPVTGIIIPELSSARTRSKIMGFSFTVHWICNFLVGLYFLELVNKFGVGAVYAGFGGVSLLTALFAYNFIVETKGRSLEEIEMSLSPATPGKRE, encoded by the exons atgccgccgcccctggccgccgccgcggcgctgctgACCGTGCCCGTCTTCCCCGCGCCGCGGGTGCGGCTCGGGTCGTCCCGCCGCGAGCGTCCGGCGGCggtccgggccgccgccgcgctccgcgccCTGCCGCGGCGCCTCGAGCTCTGGCCACAGCGCCTCGCGGCGGTCGAGAGCACGCCGCCTccgtcctccgcgccgccggtgccggacTCAAGCTCAG GTCTTGATGCGGGCTCCGGGGGTGGTGGCAGTGGTGGcgacggaggaggcggcggcgctgatctCGGGTGGCTGAAGGTGTTCCCGCACGTGCTCACCGCGTCCATGGCCAATTTCCTCTTCGGCTACCACATTGG GGTCATGAATGGTCCTGTAGAGGATATTGCGCGAGAGCTTGGTTTTCAAGGAAATCCCTTCCTCCAAGGTCTTGTGGTCAGCATATTCATTGTTGGTGCCTTTTTTGGGAGCCTAGGCTCATCTGCACTAGTTGATAAATTTGGTTGTAAGAGGACCCTTCAAATTGATACTATTCCATTGATTATTGGGGCTCTTCTGAG TGCACAGGCAGATTCATTGGATGAGATGCTTTTGGGAAGATTTCTTGTTGGCATTGGAATTGGTGTAAATACCGTTCTTGTTCCGCTATATATCTCTGAG GTTGCTCCAACAAAGTATAGGGGTTCTTTGGGGACTCTTTGTCAAATTGGAACATGTTTAGGAATTATTGGTGCACTTTCCTTGGGGATACCTTCTGAAAGCGATCCGCATTG GTGGCGAACAATGCTTTATGCTGCATGCGTACCTGGTTTTCTTATTGCTGTTGGAATGCAATTTGCTGTTGAGAGTCCACGCTGGCTGGCCAAG GTTGGAAGGTTTGATGATGCTAGAAAAGTTGTAGAGAGTCTTTGGGAACCTTCTGAAGTCGATAAGTCCATGGAAGAGATCAAAGCTGTTGTTGCAAATGATGATTCACTGTCCAGCTGGTCAGAACTTCTGGTGGAGCCCCACAATAGAG TTGCATTGATTGGAGGGTCCCTTTTCTTTCTGCAACAGTTTGCTGGAATAAATGGTGTTCTTTACTTTTCATCATTAACATTCCGTGATGTTGGTATTACAAGTGGTGCTTTAGCGAGCTTATATGTTGGAATAACCAACTTTGGAG GGGCACTTGTTGCTTCAAATTTAATGGATACGCAAGGGCGAAAAAAACTTTTGATAGGAAGCTATCTTGGAATG GCACTCGCAATGTTCCTTATAGTATGTGGTATCAGCTTCCCCCTTGATGAAGGTGTTGCCCACAGCTTGTCAATTGCTGGAACTCTTTT GTACATTTTCACTTTTGCCATTGGCGCTGGACCAGTTACAGGTATCATTATACCAGAGCTGAGCAGTGCTCGTACACGATCAAAAATTATGGGCTTCAGCTTCACTGTACATTGG ATATGCAATTTTCTTGTGGGACTATATTTTCTGGAGCTTGTGAACAAGTTTGGGGTTGGAGCAGTCTATGCAGGTTTTGGTGGGGTTTCCTTGCTTACAGCCCTTTTCGCTTATAATTTCATAGTTGAAACAAAAGGGCGCTCTCTCGAGGAAATTGAGATGTCTTTGAGCCCAGCTACTCCTGGCAAGCGGGAGTGA
- the LOC120660592 gene encoding probable plastidic glucose transporter 1 isoform X2 — MPPPLAAAAALLTVPVFPAPRVRLGSSRRERPAAVRAAAALRALPRRLELWPQRLAAVESTPPPSSAPPVPDSSSGLDAGSGGGGSGGDGGGGGADLGWLKVFPHVLTASMANFLFGYHIGVMNGPVEDIARELGFQGNPFLQGLVVSIFIVGAFFGSLGSSALVDKFGCKRTLQIDTIPLIIGALLSAQADSLDEMLLGRFLVGIGIGVNTVLVPLYISEVAPTKYRGSLGTLCQIGTCLGIIGALSLGIPSESDPHWWRTMLYAACVPGFLIAVGMQFAVESPRWLAKVGRFDDARKVVESLWEPSEVDKSMEEIKAVVANDDSLSSWSELLVEPHNRVALIGGSLFFLQQFAGINGVLYFSSLTFRDVGITSGALASLYVGITNFGGALVASNLMDTQGRKKLLIGSYLGMALAMFLIVCGISFPLDEGVAHSLSIAGTLLYIFTFAIGAGPVTGIIIPELSSARTRSKIMGFSFTVHWLKQKGALSRKLRCL, encoded by the exons atgccgccgcccctggccgccgccgcggcgctgctgACCGTGCCCGTCTTCCCCGCGCCGCGGGTGCGGCTCGGGTCGTCCCGCCGCGAGCGTCCGGCGGCggtccgggccgccgccgcgctccgcgccCTGCCGCGGCGCCTCGAGCTCTGGCCACAGCGCCTCGCGGCGGTCGAGAGCACGCCGCCTccgtcctccgcgccgccggtgccggacTCAAGCTCAG GTCTTGATGCGGGCTCCGGGGGTGGTGGCAGTGGTGGcgacggaggaggcggcggcgctgatctCGGGTGGCTGAAGGTGTTCCCGCACGTGCTCACCGCGTCCATGGCCAATTTCCTCTTCGGCTACCACATTGG GGTCATGAATGGTCCTGTAGAGGATATTGCGCGAGAGCTTGGTTTTCAAGGAAATCCCTTCCTCCAAGGTCTTGTGGTCAGCATATTCATTGTTGGTGCCTTTTTTGGGAGCCTAGGCTCATCTGCACTAGTTGATAAATTTGGTTGTAAGAGGACCCTTCAAATTGATACTATTCCATTGATTATTGGGGCTCTTCTGAG TGCACAGGCAGATTCATTGGATGAGATGCTTTTGGGAAGATTTCTTGTTGGCATTGGAATTGGTGTAAATACCGTTCTTGTTCCGCTATATATCTCTGAG GTTGCTCCAACAAAGTATAGGGGTTCTTTGGGGACTCTTTGTCAAATTGGAACATGTTTAGGAATTATTGGTGCACTTTCCTTGGGGATACCTTCTGAAAGCGATCCGCATTG GTGGCGAACAATGCTTTATGCTGCATGCGTACCTGGTTTTCTTATTGCTGTTGGAATGCAATTTGCTGTTGAGAGTCCACGCTGGCTGGCCAAG GTTGGAAGGTTTGATGATGCTAGAAAAGTTGTAGAGAGTCTTTGGGAACCTTCTGAAGTCGATAAGTCCATGGAAGAGATCAAAGCTGTTGTTGCAAATGATGATTCACTGTCCAGCTGGTCAGAACTTCTGGTGGAGCCCCACAATAGAG TTGCATTGATTGGAGGGTCCCTTTTCTTTCTGCAACAGTTTGCTGGAATAAATGGTGTTCTTTACTTTTCATCATTAACATTCCGTGATGTTGGTATTACAAGTGGTGCTTTAGCGAGCTTATATGTTGGAATAACCAACTTTGGAG GGGCACTTGTTGCTTCAAATTTAATGGATACGCAAGGGCGAAAAAAACTTTTGATAGGAAGCTATCTTGGAATG GCACTCGCAATGTTCCTTATAGTATGTGGTATCAGCTTCCCCCTTGATGAAGGTGTTGCCCACAGCTTGTCAATTGCTGGAACTCTTTT GTACATTTTCACTTTTGCCATTGGCGCTGGACCAGTTACAGGTATCATTATACCAGAGCTGAGCAGTGCTCGTACACGATCAAAAATTATGGGCTTCAGCTTCACTGTACATTGG TTGAAACAAAAGGGCGCTCTCTCGAGGAAATTGAGATGTCTTTGA
- the LOC120660593 gene encoding type IV inositol polyphosphate 5-phosphatase 9-like isoform X4, translated as MGENRKIILPRLVTSNLLHDQQLHGHGSVSEVSSIVDENLGKRPLNVHKATFVYRVFASTWNVGGIAPSDDLDLEDWLDTRANTCDIYVLGFQEIVPLNARNVLGPTKSCISAKWNSLIGEALNKKERKEGAKLNQESSNSSAFEGSIQGEGFRCIRSKQMVGLFTSVWVRSNLRPFIHHLDVSCIGSGIMGCLGNKGSVSIRFVLHETSFCFVCCHLASGGKEGDVLLRNLDVADILARTWFPGRATQELPEKILDHDQVVLLGDLNYRISLEGAETRSLVKAKNWAILLENDQLLSEFSRGRHFEGWQEGLITFSPTYKYHPNSDQYYWCFDGARGEKKRAPAWCDRILWRGKGLKQVQYETCNYRLSDHRPVRAIFHAECDVSEEVQK; from the exons ATGGGAGAAAACAGAAAG ATCATCCTGCCGAGGTTAGTAACAAGCAACCTACTGCACGACCAACAGCTGCATGGGCATGGATCTGTCTCTGAGGTTTCGAGCATAGTGGATGAAAACTTGGGAAAGAGACCCTTGAATGTCCACAAAGCTACTTTTGTATACAG GGTGTTTGCTAGTACCTGGAATGTTGGTGGCATTGCACCATCTGATGATTTGGACTTGGAGGATTGGTTGGATACAAGGGCCAACACCTGTGACATCTATGTTCTAGG GTTCCAGGAGATAGTGCCACTAAATGCAAGAAACGTGCTTGGTCCTACGAAGAGCTGTATATCTGCAAAGTGGAACTCTCTGATTGGGGAGGCACTCaacaaaaaggaaagaaaagaaggcGCAAAGTTAAACCAAGAATCTTCAAATAGCAGTGCATTCGAGGGTTCTATACAGGGAGAAGGTTTCAGATGCATCAGGAGCAAGCAGATGGTTGGCCTCTTTACCTCAGTATGGGTGAGAAGCAACCTTAGGCCATTCATTCACCACCTAGATGTGTCATGCATTGGTTCAGGTATCATGGGCTGCCTAGGGAACAAG GGTTCTGTTTCAATCCGATTTGTGTTGCATGAGACGAGCTTTTGCTTTGTCTGTTGTCACCTGGCCTCAGGTGGCAAAGAAGGGGATGTTCTGCTGAGGAACTTGGATGTCGCAGACATACTTGCTAGGACATGGTTCCCAGGTCGTGCAACTCAGGAATTGCCAGAGAAGATCCTTGATCATGA TCAAGTAGTTTTGCTCGGTGACTTGAATTATAGGATCTCCTTGGAAGGGGCTGAAACAAGGTCGCTGGTGAAAGCCAAGAACTGGGCCATCTTGTTAGAAAACGATCAG CTACTATCTGAGTTCTCTAGGGGGCGGCATTTCGAGGGGTGGCAAGAAGGGTTGATCACGTTCTCCCCCACCTACAAGTACCACCCCAACTCCGATCAGTATTACTGGTGCTTCGATGGTGCCCGGGGCGAGAAGAAGCGTGCACCAGCATG GTGTGATCGTATTCTCTGGCGGGGCAAGGGACTGAAGCAAGTCCAATACGAGACATGCAACTACAGGTTATCGGATCACCGGCCAGTGAGAGCGATTTTCCACGCCGAATGTGACGTATCAGAGGAGGTGCAGAAGTAA
- the LOC120660594 gene encoding monoacylglycerol lipase-like: MWAPPAASPAAAGATPSLRRLPSRAAAVRVLVAPPVAARTQQDQPRRRLCLAVPPPASEMASAGADGEEEEEVVVVVETEAGRTEAVEMDAAVRRELAIRRLREEADADASEAGTGTGRSRRDFAVFETARGDALFTQSWTPAAAARVKGVVVLLHGLNEHSGRYSHFAKLLNDQGLKVYAMDWIGHGGSDGVHGYVSSLDHAVGDLKEFLEDIVLEENHGLPCFLFGHSTGGAIVLKAALDPCVKLHVEGVVLTSPAIHVQPSHPIIKVVAPIFSVLAPKYRVSALHKRGPPVSRDPEALKMKYSDPLVYTGPIRVRTGNEILRISSYLQRNLSRVTVPFLVLHGTADTITDPTSSQRLYHTSMSTNKSIKLYDGYLHDLLFEPERDDIANDIINWLTARLDVLERR, from the exons ATGTGGGCCCCACCCGCGGCCTCGCCGGCTGCGGCGGGGGCGACCCCCTCTCTCCGGCGGCTGCCGTCGCGGGCCGCGGCGGTCCGCGTCCTCGTCGCGCCGCCTGTCGCGGCGCGGACGCAGCAAgaccagccgcggcggcggctgtgcctcgcggtgccgccgcccgcgtcgGAGATGGCCTCCGCGGGCGCTgacggggaggaagaggaggaggtggtggtggtggtggagacgGAGGCGGGGAGGACGGAGGCGGTGGAGATGgacgcggcggtgcggcgggagCTGGCGATCCGGAGGCTGCGGGAGGAGGCGGACGCGGACGCCAGCGAGGCTGGGACGGGGACGGGGCGGAGCAGGAGGGACTTCGCCGTGTTCGAGACCGCCAGGGGCGACGCGCTCTTCACGCAGTCGTGgactccggccgccgcggcccgcgtcAA GGGTGTTGTTGTTCTGTTGCATGGTCTAAACGAGCATAG TGGAAGGTACAGCCATTTCGCAAAACTGTTGAATGATCAAGGGCTTAAAGTTTATGCCATGGACTGGATTG GACACGGTGGAAGTGATGGGGTTCATGGATATGTTTCATCTCTTGATCATGCTGTTGGTGACTTG AAAGAATTTCTTGAGGATATTGTATTGGAGGAAAACCATGGTTTGCCATGCTTCTTATTTGGGCACTCCACAGGTGGAGCTATTGTTTTGAAG GCAGCTCTAGATCCTTGTGTAAAACTTCATGTAGAAGGTGTGGTCTTAACATCACCAGCTATTCATGTTCAACCATCTCATCCAATCATCAAA GTTGTTGCACCAATATTCTCTGTGCTAGCTCCAAAATATAGAGTTAGTGCTTTACATAAGAGAGGACCTCCTGTTTCCCGTGATCCAGAGGCTCTGAAGATGAAGTATTCAGATCCCCTTGTGTATACCGGACCAATTAGAGTTAGAACTGGCAATGAAATACTCCGAATATCATCATATTTGCAAAGAAACTTGAGCAGAGTTACTGTTCCTTTTCTAGTTCTACATGGTACAGCTGACACGATAACTGATCCGACATCATCCCAGCGACTATACCACACATCAATGTCAACAAATAAATCAATAAAATTATATGACGGATATTTGCATGATCTTCTCTTTGAACCGGAAAGGGATGATATCGCAAATGACATCATCAATTGGTTGACCGCAAGACTTGATGTTCTTGAGAGAAGGTGA
- the LOC120660593 gene encoding type IV inositol polyphosphate 5-phosphatase 9-like isoform X2, protein MQHFAMFGYHMIVHESSCMLLLDREAISSLSPLQHGRKQKGEIILPRLVTSNLLHDQQLHGHGSVSEVSSIVDENLGKRPLNVHKATFVYRVFASTWNVGGIAPSDDLDLEDWLDTRANTCDIYVLGFQEIVPLNARNVLGPTKSCISAKWNSLIGEALNKKERKEGAKLNQESSNSSAFEGSIQGEGFRCIRSKQMVGLFTSVWVRSNLRPFIHHLDVSCIGSGIMGCLGNKGSVSIRFVLHETSFCFVCCHLASGGKEGDVLLRNLDVADILARTWFPGRATQELPEKILDHDQVVLLGDLNYRISLEGAETRSLVKAKNWAILLENDQLLSEFSRGRHFEGWQEGLITFSPTYKYHPNSDQYYWCFDGARGEKKRAPAWCDRILWRGKGLKQVQYETCNYRLSDHRPVRAIFHAECDVSEEVQK, encoded by the exons ATGCAGCACTTCGCCATGTTTGGTTATCACATGATCGTGCATGAATCCTCCTGCATGCTACTATTAGACAGGGAGGCGATCTCTTCCTTGTCTCCACTACAACATGGGAGAAAACAGAAAGGTGAG ATCATCCTGCCGAGGTTAGTAACAAGCAACCTACTGCACGACCAACAGCTGCATGGGCATGGATCTGTCTCTGAGGTTTCGAGCATAGTGGATGAAAACTTGGGAAAGAGACCCTTGAATGTCCACAAAGCTACTTTTGTATACAG GGTGTTTGCTAGTACCTGGAATGTTGGTGGCATTGCACCATCTGATGATTTGGACTTGGAGGATTGGTTGGATACAAGGGCCAACACCTGTGACATCTATGTTCTAGG GTTCCAGGAGATAGTGCCACTAAATGCAAGAAACGTGCTTGGTCCTACGAAGAGCTGTATATCTGCAAAGTGGAACTCTCTGATTGGGGAGGCACTCaacaaaaaggaaagaaaagaaggcGCAAAGTTAAACCAAGAATCTTCAAATAGCAGTGCATTCGAGGGTTCTATACAGGGAGAAGGTTTCAGATGCATCAGGAGCAAGCAGATGGTTGGCCTCTTTACCTCAGTATGGGTGAGAAGCAACCTTAGGCCATTCATTCACCACCTAGATGTGTCATGCATTGGTTCAGGTATCATGGGCTGCCTAGGGAACAAG GGTTCTGTTTCAATCCGATTTGTGTTGCATGAGACGAGCTTTTGCTTTGTCTGTTGTCACCTGGCCTCAGGTGGCAAAGAAGGGGATGTTCTGCTGAGGAACTTGGATGTCGCAGACATACTTGCTAGGACATGGTTCCCAGGTCGTGCAACTCAGGAATTGCCAGAGAAGATCCTTGATCATGA TCAAGTAGTTTTGCTCGGTGACTTGAATTATAGGATCTCCTTGGAAGGGGCTGAAACAAGGTCGCTGGTGAAAGCCAAGAACTGGGCCATCTTGTTAGAAAACGATCAG CTACTATCTGAGTTCTCTAGGGGGCGGCATTTCGAGGGGTGGCAAGAAGGGTTGATCACGTTCTCCCCCACCTACAAGTACCACCCCAACTCCGATCAGTATTACTGGTGCTTCGATGGTGCCCGGGGCGAGAAGAAGCGTGCACCAGCATG GTGTGATCGTATTCTCTGGCGGGGCAAGGGACTGAAGCAAGTCCAATACGAGACATGCAACTACAGGTTATCGGATCACCGGCCAGTGAGAGCGATTTTCCACGCCGAATGTGACGTATCAGAGGAGGTGCAGAAGTAA
- the LOC120660593 gene encoding type IV inositol polyphosphate 5-phosphatase 9-like isoform X3 encodes MGENRKIILPRLVTSNLLHDQQLHGHGSVSEVSSIVDENLGKRPLNVHKATFVYRRVFASTWNVGGIAPSDDLDLEDWLDTRANTCDIYVLGFQEIVPLNARNVLGPTKSCISAKWNSLIGEALNKKERKEGAKLNQESSNSSAFEGSIQGEGFRCIRSKQMVGLFTSVWVRSNLRPFIHHLDVSCIGSGIMGCLGNKGSVSIRFVLHETSFCFVCCHLASGGKEGDVLLRNLDVADILARTWFPGRATQELPEKILDHDQVVLLGDLNYRISLEGAETRSLVKAKNWAILLENDQLLSEFSRGRHFEGWQEGLITFSPTYKYHPNSDQYYWCFDGARGEKKRAPAWCDRILWRGKGLKQVQYETCNYRLSDHRPVRAIFHAECDVSEEVQK; translated from the exons ATGGGAGAAAACAGAAAG ATCATCCTGCCGAGGTTAGTAACAAGCAACCTACTGCACGACCAACAGCTGCATGGGCATGGATCTGTCTCTGAGGTTTCGAGCATAGTGGATGAAAACTTGGGAAAGAGACCCTTGAATGTCCACAAAGCTACTTTTGTATACAG AAGGGTGTTTGCTAGTACCTGGAATGTTGGTGGCATTGCACCATCTGATGATTTGGACTTGGAGGATTGGTTGGATACAAGGGCCAACACCTGTGACATCTATGTTCTAGG GTTCCAGGAGATAGTGCCACTAAATGCAAGAAACGTGCTTGGTCCTACGAAGAGCTGTATATCTGCAAAGTGGAACTCTCTGATTGGGGAGGCACTCaacaaaaaggaaagaaaagaaggcGCAAAGTTAAACCAAGAATCTTCAAATAGCAGTGCATTCGAGGGTTCTATACAGGGAGAAGGTTTCAGATGCATCAGGAGCAAGCAGATGGTTGGCCTCTTTACCTCAGTATGGGTGAGAAGCAACCTTAGGCCATTCATTCACCACCTAGATGTGTCATGCATTGGTTCAGGTATCATGGGCTGCCTAGGGAACAAG GGTTCTGTTTCAATCCGATTTGTGTTGCATGAGACGAGCTTTTGCTTTGTCTGTTGTCACCTGGCCTCAGGTGGCAAAGAAGGGGATGTTCTGCTGAGGAACTTGGATGTCGCAGACATACTTGCTAGGACATGGTTCCCAGGTCGTGCAACTCAGGAATTGCCAGAGAAGATCCTTGATCATGA TCAAGTAGTTTTGCTCGGTGACTTGAATTATAGGATCTCCTTGGAAGGGGCTGAAACAAGGTCGCTGGTGAAAGCCAAGAACTGGGCCATCTTGTTAGAAAACGATCAG CTACTATCTGAGTTCTCTAGGGGGCGGCATTTCGAGGGGTGGCAAGAAGGGTTGATCACGTTCTCCCCCACCTACAAGTACCACCCCAACTCCGATCAGTATTACTGGTGCTTCGATGGTGCCCGGGGCGAGAAGAAGCGTGCACCAGCATG GTGTGATCGTATTCTCTGGCGGGGCAAGGGACTGAAGCAAGTCCAATACGAGACATGCAACTACAGGTTATCGGATCACCGGCCAGTGAGAGCGATTTTCCACGCCGAATGTGACGTATCAGAGGAGGTGCAGAAGTAA
- the LOC120660593 gene encoding type IV inositol polyphosphate 5-phosphatase 9-like isoform X1, producing MQHFAMFGYHMIVHESSCMLLLDREAISSLSPLQHGRKQKGEIILPRLVTSNLLHDQQLHGHGSVSEVSSIVDENLGKRPLNVHKATFVYRRVFASTWNVGGIAPSDDLDLEDWLDTRANTCDIYVLGFQEIVPLNARNVLGPTKSCISAKWNSLIGEALNKKERKEGAKLNQESSNSSAFEGSIQGEGFRCIRSKQMVGLFTSVWVRSNLRPFIHHLDVSCIGSGIMGCLGNKGSVSIRFVLHETSFCFVCCHLASGGKEGDVLLRNLDVADILARTWFPGRATQELPEKILDHDQVVLLGDLNYRISLEGAETRSLVKAKNWAILLENDQLLSEFSRGRHFEGWQEGLITFSPTYKYHPNSDQYYWCFDGARGEKKRAPAWCDRILWRGKGLKQVQYETCNYRLSDHRPVRAIFHAECDVSEEVQK from the exons ATGCAGCACTTCGCCATGTTTGGTTATCACATGATCGTGCATGAATCCTCCTGCATGCTACTATTAGACAGGGAGGCGATCTCTTCCTTGTCTCCACTACAACATGGGAGAAAACAGAAAGGTGAG ATCATCCTGCCGAGGTTAGTAACAAGCAACCTACTGCACGACCAACAGCTGCATGGGCATGGATCTGTCTCTGAGGTTTCGAGCATAGTGGATGAAAACTTGGGAAAGAGACCCTTGAATGTCCACAAAGCTACTTTTGTATACAG AAGGGTGTTTGCTAGTACCTGGAATGTTGGTGGCATTGCACCATCTGATGATTTGGACTTGGAGGATTGGTTGGATACAAGGGCCAACACCTGTGACATCTATGTTCTAGG GTTCCAGGAGATAGTGCCACTAAATGCAAGAAACGTGCTTGGTCCTACGAAGAGCTGTATATCTGCAAAGTGGAACTCTCTGATTGGGGAGGCACTCaacaaaaaggaaagaaaagaaggcGCAAAGTTAAACCAAGAATCTTCAAATAGCAGTGCATTCGAGGGTTCTATACAGGGAGAAGGTTTCAGATGCATCAGGAGCAAGCAGATGGTTGGCCTCTTTACCTCAGTATGGGTGAGAAGCAACCTTAGGCCATTCATTCACCACCTAGATGTGTCATGCATTGGTTCAGGTATCATGGGCTGCCTAGGGAACAAG GGTTCTGTTTCAATCCGATTTGTGTTGCATGAGACGAGCTTTTGCTTTGTCTGTTGTCACCTGGCCTCAGGTGGCAAAGAAGGGGATGTTCTGCTGAGGAACTTGGATGTCGCAGACATACTTGCTAGGACATGGTTCCCAGGTCGTGCAACTCAGGAATTGCCAGAGAAGATCCTTGATCATGA TCAAGTAGTTTTGCTCGGTGACTTGAATTATAGGATCTCCTTGGAAGGGGCTGAAACAAGGTCGCTGGTGAAAGCCAAGAACTGGGCCATCTTGTTAGAAAACGATCAG CTACTATCTGAGTTCTCTAGGGGGCGGCATTTCGAGGGGTGGCAAGAAGGGTTGATCACGTTCTCCCCCACCTACAAGTACCACCCCAACTCCGATCAGTATTACTGGTGCTTCGATGGTGCCCGGGGCGAGAAGAAGCGTGCACCAGCATG GTGTGATCGTATTCTCTGGCGGGGCAAGGGACTGAAGCAAGTCCAATACGAGACATGCAACTACAGGTTATCGGATCACCGGCCAGTGAGAGCGATTTTCCACGCCGAATGTGACGTATCAGAGGAGGTGCAGAAGTAA
- the LOC120662653 gene encoding uncharacterized protein LOC120662653, with the protein MAPSWELRSTSTRTMPALGADELLRRRQTYFVLPVGMLGRPLASADMAALAVRASDALAAKARMARAAGTARRGLTEAAAERLEAAEAELPGCGGWSLGRRRASMEGGGAEPRRQGRAAGRSLASTGSTAASRQAGRGGAARPSRAGRGGAARSGRKEREDGPSHR; encoded by the coding sequence ATGGCTCCTTCATGGGAGCTGCGCTCTACTTCAACGCGGACCATGCCCGCGCTCGGCGCCGACGAGCTGCTCCGCCGGAGGCAGACATACTTCGTCCTCCCTGTGGGGATGCTCGGCCGCCCGCTCGCGAGCGCCGACATGGCCGCGCTTGCCGTTCGCGCGAGCGACGCGCTGGCGGCCAAGGCGCGGATGGCGCGTGCCGCTGGGACCGCGCGGAGGGGGCtcaccgaggcggcggcggagcgcctcGAAGCAGCAGAAGCCGAGCTGCCGGGCTGCGGAGGGTGGTCGCTGGGGAGGCGCCGAGCCTCGATGGAGGGGGGCGGCGCCGAGCCGCGCCGGCAGGGGAGGGCAGCGGGGCGGAGCCTCGCCAGCACGGGAAGCACGGCAGCGTCAAGGCAGGCCggcaggggaggcgcggcgaggccgagcCGCGCCggtaggggaggggcggcgcggtcgggacggaaggagagagaggatgGGCCCTCACACAGATAG